The Acidobacteriota bacterium genomic interval GATGGCCGCCGTGCTGTCGCTCGGCGTCGTGGGCTACGGCGTGGCGGTGATGTATGCGCTGCTCGGTGCGCCGGACCTGTCGATGACGCAGTTCGCCGTGGAGACGCTGACCGTCGTCATCTTCGTGCTCGTGTTCGCCAACCTGCGGGGGTTCGCCGATCTCTCGTCGCGGTTCGTCCGCGCGCGCGACGCTGCTGTTGCCATCGCCGCGGGTGCGGTGGTCACGACGCTGGTGTTGTTCATCGGTTCGTCGGGGACGACATCGAGGCTCTCGGCGTACTTTGCCGACGCCGCGCCGCGTCTCGCGCACGGCCACAACATCGTCAACGTGATCCTGGTGGATTTCCGCGGCTTCGACACCATGGGTGAAATCACGGTGCTCGTGACCGTCGCGATAGGCGTAAGAGCATTGTTACTGATCTCACAGGAGGGCACCCGATGACGCCCTTGCCCTCACCCGCATCGACGCCGACACCGACGTCGACGATCCTGATGACGGCGGCGCGCGTGCTGATGCCGCTGTTGCTGTTGTTCGCCGTGTTCCTGTTGTTGAGAGGACACAACCAACCGGGAGGCGGCTTCGTGGGCGGGCTCGTCGTTGCCGCATCCCTGGTCCTGTACGCGATTGCCGCCGGTGTGTCAGCGGCACGTCGTGCCCTGCTCGTCAGTCCGTCGACGCTGCTCGGGGTTGGCCTGCTTGTGGCGCTGGCCAGCGGCATGCCGGCCGTCATCGCCGCCAAGCCGTTCATGACGGCGTTGTGGACCGACGTCGGTGTCGGATCGACGGAACTCGCCGTCGGGACGCCGCTGGTGTTCGATATCGGCGTCTTCCTGGCCGTGATTGGCGTGGTGCTGACCATCGTGTTCACGCTGGCCGAGACGGTCCTGGCCGAGGAGTGAGATGGAACTGTTGTTGGCGATTGTCGCGGGAGTGCTGTATGCGGCCGGGCTGTATCTGATGCTCAGGCGCCGCCTCGCGCAGCTCATCATCGGACTCAGCCTCCTGTCGAACGGATCGAACATCCTGATCCTGTCGGCGGCAGGTGTGACGCGCGCGAAGC includes:
- a CDS encoding Na+/H+ antiporter subunit B, whose product is MTPLPSPASTPTPTSTILMTAARVLMPLLLLFAVFLLLRGHNQPGGGFVGGLVVAASLVLYAIAAGVSAARRALLVSPSTLLGVGLLVALASGMPAVIAAKPFMTALWTDVGVGSTELAVGTPLVFDIGVFLAVIGVVLTIVFTLAETVLAEE